In Paramormyrops kingsleyae isolate MSU_618 chromosome 11, PKINGS_0.4, whole genome shotgun sequence, the genomic window GGGTTGTGTTTGAAAAGCCGGAAGCTGCTAGCTCTTTAAATGGATGGTTCTTacagtcccccctcccccaatagACATTTAATATTATTCATCTCAGCTTGATTAAAGTGCATGGTAAGGTCGTTTATCTAAATCTGTGGCTCACCCTCTAATTGGTGGCATTATGCATGAGACGTGCTGTTCACCTGCACTTAACCCCTCCGGCCTCAGGATGCCGATCTCGGCGCTTAATGAACCTTTGCATGAGTAATTGTTGTTTTCACTCTCATAATACAAATTAGTGGTAATAACAGATACTCATGGCAGTGATCTGAATCTCGCAGGGAGAGATGAGAACCTTGAGATTACATCAAGATGCTTGTTTGAGTGTTAAGACTGCATTCACATTTGTTCATGATGTGATTATTTGTACGATCTGATATTTACTTGTGGCTGGTATCTATGTTCTCATATGGACTTTATTGTCTTTGCCTAGTTCAGTGTGTTTATCTAAAGTGTGCTGAGGATCTTCCTGCTGCCCCATGTCAGCCGACAAGCTTTTCCCATCAAACGCGGTCGATTAACTGTAAGGATTGTCGTACGTCAGCTTTTGTGTGCGCTGTGTTTCAGCGGTGGTCAAATTTCACAACATGCTGGCAAGTGAAAAAGCagtaagatttaaaaaaaaagctcagTTTCTGTGGTGATTCAGTGTCTTCTATTAGAGCTTTATTATAGTTTGTAAAGATGTCCTTTGTCTGCGGGGTCAGTTTGACAGTCGCTTGGTGGAGAGCGGCTTGGGGGCAGGGAAATAAGACTAGTTAAATCACAATGGGCAAAAGTGCAAAGGTTAATCCGCGGAGCCCTTGGCCTACAGACTTGACCGGCAGCAGGGAAGCTGATTATGTAGACTGTGCTCTTCTAACAAAACTCCTCATGAGGAAAATTAAACTAGTGACCCGGGGAGGGGGCCCAGCCCCCCCTGCGAGCCTGTCAGCTCTCTGGTGTCATTAGGGAGCCGTTTGATAAACGCAGGAGAGCAGCGCAAACGCTGTCACGGAGGTGGCTTTTGTTGCTTCGGGGGCCAGTGGGTGGGAATGGGATGTGAAATGACAAGCCGCTTCAGGTCGGGGAGGGGTGGCTTCACCacaaccccccatccccccccccccccccccccccccgcattctGATTTCGGATCGACGGCTCCTCTGTCAGGCACGTCAGTCTGACTCAGGCGAACCAGGGTGGCTCTGATGGGTTTAGcaggaggctgggggggggggtgggacccCGGGGTctgctcctctgctcctcctctgACCTCAGACTTctaaggggtggggggggggggggggggactggttTTTCAATAGCAAAGTCTGGTGATTCAAATCAGTCCTCAAACGCTCCACAGAAACCACAGTGTTCCCTCTCGTTTGCCCCCCTTATTTTGGTTCATTCTCAGTCTTAACGCGCaccgcgcacacacacgcgcgcacactgCAAAAAAGCCAGAATCCTTTGCTAAGCTTTTGTTTATCTGCAGACATTGCTGAAGTCACAGCACGGCTGAGCTGCTGTTTGAAGGGGTATCTTTATTGCCGCAGTGAGCCTTGACTGCGCTGCATATTTGCTGCTGTTGGTGTCACGTTTGGAGATGtagacattgggggggggggggggggggttcggtaGCTATGCAGAGCAGCAGGGCACAGATCCAGACAAGCAGGCAGAACAGCAGAGGCAGCACTAATGTTTAAAACACTCCCTGTGTAGAAAATTTAAATATCACTCACCAGCAAGCCTGCACTATTATACTGAGGAGAAGGGAGAGATGCCATTTAACTCCTGTTTTCTGTGTTTGCCCCCTTTCAACCAGAAGTCTTGATCCCCCACCCGCTTTCATTAAAGATAGAGATGGATAATTGGGTCTGTCATCTTCTGTCTATGGTCTTCAAATAATTATCTCATAACGTCAGCTCTTCCATTTAATTATATTCCAGAGACTCATCTGGATTTCTGGCAAAACCAAATATTTTGATTTGTTGACGGTTAGTCTTAATTACAAGTACAACAATGCAGTTGGCGCAGACTCATTTCCTGTGATTAGTTTTATATCTTTGCCTGGACTTGCTTCCAAGTCTTGAACGATTTGGTTGTGAAGTTTTTGCCAGCGTTCAATCTGCACATCATCCTCAGAGGTGAAAGTGACACTACAGATATTTTACATACAGCAGATGTACTTGAGAATTCAAGTGGGTGCTGTATATAACTCTAGTTTAAACTGGTAGCAATAAACTGacaaatcagtttttttttgtttgaagtaGACTAGAACTGAGTGACAAGCTTATAGTATGTATGTTGCCTTGTCATGCATGTCCGTAAGACAAACAGCACATTCTCGGCTGCAGTTTAAAATGCCCATGTGTGTCTCGCAGTTGTTCCGCTTCCCCATCTTGAGGAATGCTGAGCTGGACTGAAACCCAACCCCGCCAATAAATAAATCTAAGCAGTGACCTAACCGCTCCTGGCTCATGGACAATTAAGAGCTCAGCTGGGAAATTTGCATGAGATGCAGGACGCCTTTGCGACGCGGAGAGCCGCGTAAGATGGACTTTGTATCGGCTTGAGTGTCACAGCTTGATTGTGAGCGTgggagccccctgctggcaagCAGGGCCAGTGCCAGTCCTGTAAACAGATGTAAATGAGTTGATTTACTTCCATTGTCTTGTTTCACCAGAAGCTTGTTCTgtgcctcccccaccccccatccccctttTCTATATGATTGCTTAAGAAATAAATGAGCTTCTTAATCCCTGTCGTAAGGTTCATCCTGAAGAACGTGCACGGCGCTCTGCCTCTCCCTGCCTCACTGTGTGCTGTTCCTCAGGGCTCCCAGGTTCTGCACTCTGTGTATAGTTCGGTCTGTGTTGAAACGCAGGCTTGTTCCGCTGCTGTTTCAGTGCAGAGCCAACAGAGGGTTTCGGGGGGGCAAACCACTCCCATATGTAAAGCAGTCCATGTGTCCTGGAGTCACAGGCTGGTGTCTCGCGAAATCTGCCATCTCTCCCCCCCCTACTTCCCCCCGGCATAGAACCGTCTGCAGTGCAAACTGAAAGATGAACAGGTTTAGTGGTGTGGGAGAGCAACACCGAGGGGTGTTGGAGAGATAGAGAGAAGTGGGTAGGAAAGTGgccggggatgggggggcgggaATTAGACCGCAAAGTGCCAGCCAGCATTGCTGTTCCATTAGACACATTCGCTCTCTGCAGACTGCAGGGCTGAGCTGCCTCACAGAGGTCAGAACAGGAGGAGAGATCCAGGCACTGGAGACACAGCTGTAAGGaagctctgccccccctcccccactgcaTGGCCGTCTGTGCTTTCGCTTTTTTGTCTGTGCATTTACAGACATTTATGGCTATCTGAGGAAACTGTGAGACGTGGCGGATGCAACTGATTCTTCATCTTGTTTGTGTTGGGCAGTGATTCCAGATCTTTAAATTGGACCCAAGATCCCAAAACCAAGTTTTCTGGTCCAATTGTTTGAGGTCTTTCAACATGTGTATGATAAACTGGTTGTTTCTGCCTGCTAGCCATCTGAGCACAGAACATGCTCAGTCTGCTCCGCTGGTGAATGTCTTGCTGTAAACAGTGTGTTCCCGGTGTGGTGATGGCTGCCACCTACTGTCCAAAGGACCCACGTTTGGAGAGCAGGAGTAAAGCGTTGTCTCCATCTCTGGAATTCATGTTCAGCAGTGTTCAAAGACCTGCCCCTCACAAGATGTGACGTGCGTGAGACGGTTTCTAAATGATATAAGTCCTGATGACTGGTTACGGTCGCAAATTCCTGCATGGTCATGTGGACAAGAGGAAGGAATGCTGGTATGTCTGATCTCTGTGTAATCATAAGCTCTCCGGGACGAAATGGGCTGGCCGCTTTGGAGGTTAAGCAGTAGAAAAATCTGCAGCTGTTTGTAATATTTCAGTCCGTTTACTTAAAGATTGGCAGTAAGGGCAGCGATGAGGGACCAGGGTGGCTCTGGGCAGAGTTTGTATTCACATTGTCTTTGTTTCAGGAATGCTGGTGGTGAACGTTACCTGGAGAAACAAAACCTACGTTGGTACCTTGCTGGACTGTACCAGACATGACTGGGCACCACCGCGGTAAGTCTGAGGGTTTGGGTAAGGGGGCTTTTAATCGCCATTGCTTATAAAATTAATGTATGTCTTGTCCAAAAGCGTACCCCTCTGTCAGAGAGCATGGCCTCAGACTGCAGTATAtttgaattttttcttttcttgcagCTGAGTCTGTCAGTGCCCTTTACAGAGATTCAGCAGCTGAGTCTGTCAGTGCCCTTTACAGAGTCAGCAGCATCTCACCCTTGGACTTCTGTCCATTCGCCGCTCTCTGCTCTATAAGCTGCCTCACCACTTAGTGGGTGAAGTAGGCTCTCTTGGTGTCTGTTATTTATGTAATTctttcaagggggggggggttgattgaGTAGGCCATCACACTGAAGTCCCAGGAGACTGAGAGACTGAGGGAGATTTTTCTGACAAGCAAGAAAGCAGAGGCGTCCAATTACTGCCTTAAAGCTTGTTACCAGTGTCCTCTCTTACAGGCTAGTGCACACCAGTGTCCTCTTACAGGCTAGTGTACATCAGTGTCCTCTCTTACAGGCTAGTCTACACCAGTGTCCTCTCTTACAGGCTAGTCTACACCAGTGTCCTCTCTTACAGGCTAGTCTACACCAGTATCCTCTCTTACAGGCTAGTCTACACCAGTGTCCTCTCTTACAGGCTAGTCTACACCAGTGTCCTCTCTTACAGGCTAGTCTACACCAGTGTTGCCTCGTCAGTGTGTTGTTCTCTTTTTACACTTTATATTACCTTGTTAATTAACTTGCGGTGATAGTACTTAAAATTTTCATTAGGTGTTGTGTACTTGAGTGGCTTAAGTATGAAAGAGCCTAATAATGTACATGAAACATGAAACAGCCCTGATGTATTGGAGTAAATGTGCTCTTTTAATAGCTATTTTGACATAGTCACCTGCCTAAATTGGATTATTTCCTAGAGAACATTACAGCAGAAGGCCATTTCACCCCAATTACTATGGTTTTTTTGACTGATCTCTAGTGACGGCTGGTTTCACTGACATCTGCAGTAATTTGCCTGCCAACATTTTCCGTTGCTGGTATTCTGTGTTTTTGgacaactgggggggggcactccagGCACTGATCAAAGCCTTAGTCTTGCGCGTTTGATTTAACTTTTTGTGGTGTGCGTTTTCCCAAAACTCTCAAAGTGTCAAGACCGAGAATGACAAATGGATCGGAACCAGCTCCACATCTGGTTTGTATTTAATAACGTCAACCCATCAGAATCCCTTGTTGGACAGAAGTCTCACAAGGCGAATCAGAGAAAAGCTATTGCTCACCTAAGTCTGTATTGAAGTCGACTATAAACAACTTGATGCATTGCAGCCAGATTGCATTACAACTAGTGAAATGTGGAGAAATGCCATTTTAAATAACTGAGGAGCACTTtggattataaaaaaaaaaaaaaactggcagcaATTACAGCTTTTTTCTTCTTTGATTACTCAGGTTCTGCGAGTCTCCCACCAGTGACTTAGAGATGAGAAATGGGCGTGGTCGGGGGAAGAGAATGAGGCCTAACAGCAACACCCCCGTCAATGAGAACAGCAACTCCTCCGACAAcaagggcagcagcagcagcaagactCGTGCCGGCTCCAACAGCAAGGGCCGGCGTGGTAGCCAGAACTCCTCGGAGCGACGTACCCCACCCAACAGCAACACGGAAGACGTCAAGGCGAGTCCCTCCTCAGCCAGCAAGCGCAAGAACAAACCCGCATCTGACATGGAGCCCAACTCCAGCTCTGAGGACACCAAGGGTAGCAAACGAATGCGAACCAACTCCAGCAGTGGCTCGGGTCCCTCTGTCATGCCTATCCCTGCTATCAAGACAGAAGCATTGCCGCCACCTCTGGACCGCAGCTGCTCATCTCCGGTCCTCATcgactgcccccaccccaactgCAACAAGAAGTACAAGCACATCAATGGACTGAAGTACCACCAGGCACGTGCTCACAATGACGACGACATCAGGTTAGACCTGGACGGTGACAGTGAATACGGAGAAGACTCCACGCTGCACCCAGAGCCGGGCAACTGTAATGGGGCCGCCATCTCCCAAAAGGGTTGCCTTTCTCCAGCACGATCTGTGACCCCCAAAGGGAGAGGCTTTGATACTCAAAGCCCTTCTCCATCCTCTGGGAAGTTTAGCGCCAAGCCATCTAGCAAGAAAAAAGTGTGCGACGCTGATCCAGATGCTACAGGGACGCCCATGGATGGATGTGAAGATGGGCCTTGTCTTACTGACGAGGCCAGCAATGATGGTATGGATGAGAAGAAAGACAAGTCTAAGAAGCCCAGCAGCAGTGCCAAGTCTGACAAATTGTCACAGAAAGGCTTGAAATCTGCCCGACCTATTGCTCCTGCTATACCTCCTCAGCCGCTTTACGCTTTTCAGACAGCGGCCTTTCCTGTCGGAAGCCCAGGCTCCTCTCCTAGCATGACCACTGTGGTGCAGGCAGTTCCCAAGAGCCCCCAGCTGAAAGCCATCCAACCTAAGCCAACAGTGATGGGAGACCCCTTGACTGTGAACCCTGCACTCAGCAGCTCCAAGGACAAGAAGAAAAAAGACAAGAAGAGGAAAGAGGTGAGTAAGGAAGGAGATAGTCCCAAGCCTCAGGGGAAAAGTGGGAAACCTGAAGAGGGCAAGAGCCCATACTCAGAGACATCTGACCCTGGGGCTAAAAATGATGGACTCCTCAATGGCTCTGCAGATCCCCATCAGAGCCGTCTGGCTAGCATCAAAGCTGAAGCGGACAAGATCTACAGCTTTTCTGACAATGCTCCTAGTCCATCCATTGGTGTTGCCAGCAGGATAGACAGCGGAGGAATGGTACAGCCCCTCACACCTCTCCATGTTGTTACTCAGAATGGAGCAGACAACTCCTCAGTAAAAACCAACAGCCCAGCATATTCTGATATCTCTGATGCTGGAGAGGATGGTGAAGGCAAGGTTGATGGTGTGAAGGCCAAGGCTGAAGACCAGGCCATCAGAGAAGGGGCCAAGAAAGCTCTCTTTCCTTCCCAAGCTTCCAGCAAAGAGTCTCCCTACTACACCAGCTATGAGACCTACTGCTCCCCAAGCTATGCTAACCCTAGCCCAGGGGGCTCCAACCAGGGTACGGCTGAGGGGCAGTCTGTGAAGGggaagaaggaggaggagcaagAGCAGGGAGAGGATAAGGGAAAGGGGGAGCCTTCGGAAGAGCGCAAGCCGGAGATCAGTGCCTCAagtcaacagcagcagcagcagcaacagcagcagcaacagcagcaacaacagccCTCAGTCATCCAGCAACGCTCCAACATGTACATGCAACCCCTGTACTATAACCAATATGCCTATGTTCCCCCTTATTACCACCCAGACCAAGCATATCACAACCATTTGATGAACACCAACCCAGCATACAGGCAGCAATTTGAGGAACGGCAAAGGCAGGCAGCAGATCAGCACCGTGTGATTGAGAAGAAGTCTGACTCCACCTTAAAGGAGAGGGAGTCCTCCATGAAAGATGAGTGGAAGCAGAAGGCCTCCATCCCTCCTACCCTTTCCAAGGCTCCAAGTGTATCTGACCTGGGCAAGCCGCTGCCCTCCAGTAAGCAGAAAGACACTTCCTCAGAACCTACCAAGTCGGTTATCATCCCCAAAGGGGATGATGCTAAGCTCCAGGGTCCGCAGGCCGAGGGGCTGAAGGTGAAGCTGGCAGAAGGGGGACACCACGGCAAGGAAGAGTCTAAAGCAAGTCTGGAGTCGAGTCGCCAGTCAGGCATGGAAGCCATGTGGTACAGGCAGGTAAGGTGTTTCATTGGTGGTGTTGTCTTTGCCGTATGCTGAATTGTAGGGGTCATCTATTTCATTGTAGTGTTTTATTGGTTTGTCTGAGGAATCAGAGTATCTGGAAGGGGACAGTGAGTCATGCTGTGGTTAGACTGTTTATTGAAGAGACTCATTCATAAGAGCTTGTACCAAAATCCTGCGTGGTACCCCTTAGGAACAGGACTCCAGACTGTGGCCTTATCTGTACCCCAACAAATACCCGGAGGCCTCcaagcaggaggaggagcagcGCTGGAAGGAGGAGCGTGAGAGGAAGGGAAAGGAGGAGAGGTCACGACCCAAGGAGAGTGCTTCCAAAGAAGACAAAGAAAGTGCTGACCCCCGGAGCGCTATGACCTCGTCAGAGGACCACAGGGGGGTGGGCAAAGATCCCCGTGCAGCTGCCCACATGCAATTCTCCTCTCCACTGGCCCAACACCAGTCATACATGCCCTACATGCACGGCTACCCCTACAGCCAGGGCTTTGACCCCAACCACCCCGGCTACCGCGGGATGCCCTCTGTCATGATGCAGAACTACCCAGGTGAGTGCGGACCAGGAGAAACACCTTTACAGACACTGTGTTCATTTTTTGTGAGCTATTCCTGCAGGTTGTTTAAGGGAATAAAACAGCCACCATAGCAGCTCGTATATAACATGAAGTGCCTTTGTCTCGCCCAGGCTCCTACTTGTCAGCAGGCTACTCATTCTCTCCGTACGGTGGTAAGATGGCCAGCGAGGAGGGGGAGAAGGCCCGTGCGAGCCCGACTGTCAGCAACAAGTCTGCCTCAGAGTCCAAGGCCCTGGAGATCCTGCACCAGCATGCCAGCCAGTATAAGAGCAAGTCTCCAACCGTTAGCGACAAGCCGCCCCATGAGCGGGAGCGGCCTGGGGCTGATCGGGAGCGAGACATGGACCGGCCCCGCTCCTCTCCCTCCCAGCGCATCATGCCGTCCCACCACCATCTGGGCTACCCCCTGCTCTCGGGGCAGTACGACCTGTCCTATGCTGCCGGTGAGCCGCCGATGCCGCCTTCGTCCCGGGCGCCAGGCTGCAGTCCATGAATAACCTGTAGTTTATCCATGTTTTCTTTTGTGCTACAAATCTATAATGACAAATGCAGTGACCTACCTGACTTTAGTGACAGAGGGTGATACTGAGCTAAGATACGCTGCCATACAGATGTATGTTAGCAGCTGGATTTTCTGCCTTTTAGGCTTCAGTCCCTCCCATCAGGAACGTAGACACAGTTGATTGATTTTCTATATTAATGGAATGCAGCCTGGGCACGTTTTGAATAAACCTTTCGCAATGCGCTTAATGCTTTCTGACATCCTCCTCATAGGTCTGTCATCATCAGCAATTGTTGCCAGTCCGCAAGCCTCAGCTCCTTCCCTGTACCCCCCAGCGAGGAGGTGAGACTGGTAAGGCCCTTTGTCCAGTGGCTGTGCTCTCACATCTGTTTATGAAACTGGAACATGCCGTGTTAGGCCTTTCTCTGCCGTGTTAGGCCTTTCTCTGCCGTGTTAGGCCTTTAACTTTGGATATGGCTGTTTCTGCATCTCCTGTGCTTTGCTGTAATTGAATATGGCAGTTATTGAAAAGCTTCTCCTGTAGCTAAATGTGgatgaattaaaaatgaatttgacTATTGAAATGTATGCTTTTGTTTCCAATACACTCAGCCCGAGAGGACTTTTTCCTAGTCTATTCCAAAGATTTCAAAGAAGCACTTCAAAGTATTAAGGCTTTTTCAGGGCACTAGGCAGTAGTGTGTGTCAACAGAAACCTTGGATTTGAAAGATACCAGAAAGGACTGTATAACCACTACATATGTGTTCCTGGCTTTAGCTAGATGTGCTGACCTCTGCTGGGGAagaatttatttcataaacctGGATGCTAATGTCATCTTTGCAGGTTCATAGAGAGCAGAAGATTTTTAATGTCTGAGCAtaagttttatttgttttttttttgtttgttttttttttttacagggaAACCTGATTTGGTTCACCCCAACTCTGGCAAGGAGTCACGTGACTGGATCACATGAGGAAGCGGCCAGAGTTCTTTTAGACATCAGTTGAATGGTGTGTCTGTAATTGTTAGTTTTCTACCTGAATGCCGGGGCGGGCCGTCCTTCTCCTCGGTCCCCTGAGGGCTGGTCCCCCTGCCCCAGGAGTGCGTCCAGAAAGCCGACACAAAAGCCATTCTCAGCTGACACACGGCATGCCAACCCCGACACGCCACTGGACCTCTCCCGCTGCACTGCTGATGAGCACTGCACACACAGCAAGTTAACAGCCTGGCTGGAAGGACGGGAGCGTAGCAATATCTCAGCATTAGCAGTGCGTGTGGAAGGAGGTGTGTGGTAGGGACACACCGGAAAAATGTACACCCTATACAGCCTCACCTGCAACTTGACAGAGGAACGTGGATGTTGGTCCAAGCCAGAGGACATTGTGATTATTGTTGAAAAGGCCTGTTTTTGGCTTCAGGATTGTCGATCCCTTCAGACGCTAATGGAGAGAAGGATTCTGTGTGACTCCTGGTCTCTCATTGATTTTCTTTCTGGTTGACCATCATGGTGCTCTATGCAAACGGAAGCTGCTCATCTTCAACATACTGACGAAATGTTCCAAGATCTCTTTCCTAGATTTTTGTTCTCGGGTAGCATTGGATTcgtatttttctcttttaaaaaGATATcagcttgttttatttttgagcGAAATACAGTATccctattttttattttaatttgagatGTTTTACATGCAGTTGTTCTGCATGAGTCTTTACTCTTAAGCCAATATGTCTCCTTCATTTGTTGTTGTTCGTGAGTCGGGTGTGTCAGGCACTGAGCTGACTTTGCCTCTCTGCCAGCAGTGCCACAGTCTCTTCCAGACGGGTGAAATGGTTTACAGACAGTGTCAGTGCACTCAGAGGCCGGTCGAGGCCACAAAAGGCCCTGTCTACTGGAAGAGGTACTTTTTTGTGTGTCAGCGAAGGTTGTGTGCTGTTGACCTCAGAGTGACATTACAGATTATTTAATAGTGAAATTCGGAAGGCCGGCTGTAAGTTACAGGGAGGACAGGTAAGCAAATGAGCTGAGCACTGTAAGCAATCGGCAGGATCCCTTCCAGAGAGGACCACTGCTGTGTGCTGGTTAGCTCATAACTGGGGAGTCCCCAGATTGTAGCGCATCACTGACTCGGAGACTTTTGCAGACTGAACATGGCCTGATCCTCGCTCCATGTAGCCCTCCCCCTCCCGGTCACAGGTTTGATGAGACGTCCGACGAGGACGAGGACTGGCATGGAGACTTTGCTGCTGATCTGCTCAATACGGAAGTCCGATTACCCTCAATCACGTACCATGaacgtttttgttttgttgtttttttgtttttttttggggtgggggggtgtgggacctttttctgtttttgactCCTGAACCTGAGGCTTCCCTCAGACTTGTGGAACTGCAGCCCAGGTCCTGTACGTCTGGAAGAGTCTCCTTTCGGCACGGCTGGCCTGGCCTGCTAGCCTCTGGCCCCCCGGCCCCCGGCCCCCGACCACGCTGCTGGGAGGATGATGACCAAACTGGCTCCAGCCCCTTTTTGGCTCGGGGGGAAACTGTGTGAAAAGAGCCCCTTTTCCCCAGAGACACAACGGCATCAGGTATTCAGCAGCTGCTACAGCGGGCTCAGACTCTGCCAGCGGCGGCATGGGGGGGCCCAGGACTGCTTTTGTTTGGGTAATGTCTCTCATCCTATTTATGGGAGGACACTTGGTCGCGCTGAGGGTGGCGATTGGGTGCTGGGGAATTTCCTTCTCGGCTGTCCATTAGTTTTGTGTCACAAGTGGCGTTTTCTGTCATGTACTTTGGCATGGTGTAACTATAGCACTACGAGCAGTAACCTGCGTTTGAAGGAAAGTGAACCGCTGGCGTGTGCTTCAGCCGGCTGCCTCCTCGCCTTTcatgcttctctctctcccaaACATACTCACTGTGCTTTTTCTGTATATATTGTACAGATTAATTATTTTAAGACCATTGGATGCTATTGAAATTTCCTactttgttagttttttttcttttcctttttttttttttaaaaaaaaaaaacattgttgaTATAATATCAGAACTGTAGCTGATAACGGCTTTATATTTGAAGTGTTGTGATTTTTCTATGTTTTGTTCTCATTTTGTTCTCATTTCCTTCTAACCCTGCACGCCCGTGCTGGTCATGTCCGCTCAGTGTCCACATCTTCCTTCTTCCTCATGAAGAGATCAGTGATTCCTCTGTCTATGGCGAGAGTCGCGCAGGATGAGCCCTGGATGAATGTTTTAAGGCTTctgcaccaccccaccccccacccccaccccatcttTCTGAGGGCCAGGCCCTCCGTGCCCCACTGTTGTGGGCCGGATAGGCAGTTGCAGCCTGGCTACAAGGCACCCATGAAGTTAGTCAAGGCCTCCATATCAGGCCCCACAGCAGTCTCCTTGTTCCTTCGCATGCTGTAGAAAAATGTTAATCTGATCAGTGCCAGctggtttattttaaaaatattttatcaaaaCTGTGCCACGTGATGTATGAGGTGACAGATTGCATTGGTGTAATGAGCATGTATCAATATGTTACGCTGAGCGAAACATGGGATGTCTCTGGTGAGAGGGACCTTTCTCACATGGCTGCTGTTAGCAGAAATAGGCACGTGTGCTAAGACATGGACATGTCTGCACTCTGCTCTGAGATCTTTTTCATTCTTGTGTTAGCAGCTTGCGTCTTCGAATGCCAACTGCGAGCCGTCTGGAGGCCTGTGCACTTTGAGAGATGGGAGAGTTTTGGTCTTATTTTCTGTGCTGAAGCAGAGGAAGCTGGGCAGTATTATTCTGTCACCATGTGTGTAATTGTCATGCTGAAGCACAGGACAGCATCTCCGCTGTGGCTCAGTTTGACGTCTGGCAGCATCATgctccttttaaaaaaaaaaaaaactgcctatttaaaaattgcaaaccACAAGAGGTAAAGTATGTTCTTTGAATGCCACTCGCATTCCCAGCAAGCTGTGTGGGTTTATTCTCATACGATGAGaacattttaactttttttttttttttttatcaaatggAAGCGGTCGGAAACCAGTGTAAGTAGTAATAATTTAGTCGTTGGCCTTCCGTCTCTGAAAGCTACACTAGGAAATCTGTGCTACCTGTTGAGTTGGTGTGTGCAGATGAAACAGCGCTTGATcctttataatttattttttatcactGTTACCCATTGTAGGAAGAAActttaa contains:
- the LOC111845619 gene encoding zinc finger protein 609-like isoform X1, with the protein product MSLSSGPAGGKGVDSNAVDTYDSADEWDIGVGNLIIDLDADLEKDKLEMSGTKDAGSMAAPPSAVAALPENIKFVSPVPAPQGKESKSKSKRNKSSKDSSKSSAGDGAKKEVQGRALGDGAGTGTGTAGTGGSSSGKGQEKSSKSSRSMLSSKKDKEGGSAKSKKEKSEALGVVGGEKDSGTQALVLGAARTASFEAPQNTDLAAAEQVGNITLEAAGIVPPLAIKSEPEDLDNGECRSMKKVKNEKMESPVSTPAPPPLHLLAPMANSDIASPCEQIMVRTRSVAVNTADVSLATEPECLGPCEPGTSVNLEGIVWQETEDGMLVVNVTWRNKTYVGTLLDCTRHDWAPPRFCESPTSDLEMRNGRGRGKRMRPNSNTPVNENSNSSDNKGSSSSKTRAGSNSKGRRGSQNSSERRTPPNSNTEDVKASPSSASKRKNKPASDMEPNSSSEDTKGSKRMRTNSSSGSGPSVMPIPAIKTEALPPPLDRSCSSPVLIDCPHPNCNKKYKHINGLKYHQARAHNDDDIRLDLDGDSEYGEDSTLHPEPGNCNGAAISQKGCLSPARSVTPKGRGFDTQSPSPSSGKFSAKPSSKKKVCDADPDATGTPMDGCEDGPCLTDEASNDGMDEKKDKSKKPSSSAKSDKLSQKGLKSARPIAPAIPPQPLYAFQTAAFPVGSPGSSPSMTTVVQAVPKSPQLKAIQPKPTVMGDPLTVNPALSSSKDKKKKDKKRKEVSKEGDSPKPQGKSGKPEEGKSPYSETSDPGAKNDGLLNGSADPHQSRLASIKAEADKIYSFSDNAPSPSIGVASRIDSGGMVQPLTPLHVVTQNGADNSSVKTNSPAYSDISDAGEDGEGKVDGVKAKAEDQAIREGAKKALFPSQASSKESPYYTSYETYCSPSYANPSPGGSNQGTAEGQSVKGKKEEEQEQGEDKGKGEPSEERKPEISASSQQQQQQQQQQQQQQQQPSVIQQRSNMYMQPLYYNQYAYVPPYYHPDQAYHNHLMNTNPAYRQQFEERQRQAADQHRVIEKKSDSTLKERESSMKDEWKQKASIPPTLSKAPSVSDLGKPLPSSKQKDTSSEPTKSVIIPKGDDAKLQGPQAEGLKVKLAEGGHHGKEESKASLESSRQSGMEAMWYRQEQDSRLWPYLYPNKYPEASKQEEEQRWKEERERKGKEERSRPKESASKEDKESADPRSAMTSSEDHRGVGKDPRAAAHMQFSSPLAQHQSYMPYMHGYPYSQGFDPNHPGYRGMPSVMMQNYPGSYLSAGYSFSPYGGKMASEEGEKARASPTVSNKSASESKALEILHQHASQYKSKSPTVSDKPPHERERPGADRERDMDRPRSSPSQRIMPSHHHLGYPLLSGQYDLSYAAGLSSSAIVASPQASAPSLYPPARRET
- the LOC111845619 gene encoding zinc finger protein 609-like isoform X3, which produces MESPVSTPAPPPLHLLAPMANSDIASPCEQIMVRTRSVAVNTADVSLATEPECLGPCEPGTSVNLEGIVWQETEDGMLVVNVTWRNKTYVGTLLDCTRHDWAPPRFCESPTSDLEMRNGRGRGKRMRPNSNTPVNENSNSSDNKGSSSSKTRAGSNSKGRRGSQNSSERRTPPNSNTEDVKASPSSASKRKNKPASDMEPNSSSEDTKGSKRMRTNSSSGSGPSVMPIPAIKTEALPPPLDRSCSSPVLIDCPHPNCNKKYKHINGLKYHQARAHNDDDIRLDLDGDSEYGEDSTLHPEPGNCNGAAISQKGCLSPARSVTPKGRGFDTQSPSPSSGKFSAKPSSKKKVCDADPDATGTPMDGCEDGPCLTDEASNDGMDEKKDKSKKPSSSAKSDKLSQKGLKSARPIAPAIPPQPLYAFQTAAFPVGSPGSSPSMTTVVQAVPKSPQLKAIQPKPTVMGDPLTVNPALSSSKDKKKKDKKRKEVSKEGDSPKPQGKSGKPEEGKSPYSETSDPGAKNDGLLNGSADPHQSRLASIKAEADKIYSFSDNAPSPSIGVASRIDSGGMVQPLTPLHVVTQNGADNSSVKTNSPAYSDISDAGEDGEGKVDGVKAKAEDQAIREGAKKALFPSQASSKESPYYTSYETYCSPSYANPSPGGSNQGTAEGQSVKGKKEEEQEQGEDKGKGEPSEERKPEISASSQQQQQQQQQQQQQQQQPSVIQQRSNMYMQPLYYNQYAYVPPYYHPDQAYHNHLMNTNPAYRQQFEERQRQAADQHRVIEKKSDSTLKERESSMKDEWKQKASIPPTLSKAPSVSDLGKPLPSSKQKDTSSEPTKSVIIPKGDDAKLQGPQAEGLKVKLAEGGHHGKEESKASLESSRQSGMEAMWYRQEQDSRLWPYLYPNKYPEASKQEEEQRWKEERERKGKEERSRPKESASKEDKESADPRSAMTSSEDHRGVGKDPRAAAHMQFSSPLAQHQSYMPYMHGYPYSQGFDPNHPGYRGMPSVMMQNYPGSYLSAGYSFSPYGGKMASEEGEKARASPTVSNKSASESKALEILHQHASQYKSKSPTVSDKPPHERERPGADRERDMDRPRSSPSQRIMPSHHHLGYPLLSGQYDLSYAAGLSSSAIVASPQASAPSLYPPARRET